The following proteins come from a genomic window of Companilactobacillus pabuli:
- a CDS encoding DgaE family pyridoxal phosphate-dependent ammonia lyase — protein MDLYDKYKLKRVINADGKMTILGVSKVSDEVVNAQKLGAQNFFEMSDLLVKTGEYLARLVGSEDALVVNSASAGIAESLAGIIGQGSQYHVYHPYTDRITKREVILPMGHDVDYGTPVDVMISVAGGKMVPAGYSNMCKPEHLEMQITDQTAAILYIKSHHTVQKSMLTIPEAIEVAHRHSLPLVLDAAAEEDLLKYIKMGADIVIYSGAKAIEGPASGVIFGKSEYIKWARMQGFGIGRAMKIGKENIIGLTAAIAKYLKDGSESGESMIERLKPFVDNLAQIPNMDVKIVQDGAGREIYRAEVKPTGNLSAKEICDQLRNGEIAIYAREYRVNEGIIEFDIRAVNEVEMYQIVSRLKEIVGGN, from the coding sequence ATGGATCTATATGATAAATACAAATTAAAACGCGTTATCAATGCAGACGGCAAAATGACGATTTTAGGTGTTTCAAAAGTTTCAGATGAAGTAGTGAATGCTCAAAAATTGGGTGCACAAAACTTCTTTGAAATGTCAGATCTTTTAGTTAAAACGGGTGAGTATTTAGCTCGATTAGTTGGTAGTGAAGATGCTCTAGTAGTCAACTCTGCTTCAGCTGGAATTGCCGAGTCTCTTGCGGGAATTATCGGTCAAGGCAGCCAATATCATGTTTACCATCCTTATACCGACCGCATTACTAAACGAGAAGTAATTTTGCCAATGGGTCACGATGTTGACTACGGAACACCAGTGGATGTGATGATTTCTGTTGCGGGTGGAAAAATGGTTCCAGCTGGTTACAGCAATATGTGTAAGCCAGAACATTTAGAAATGCAGATTACTGACCAAACAGCCGCCATTTTATACATCAAGAGCCACCATACGGTGCAAAAAAGCATGTTGACGATACCAGAAGCAATTGAAGTTGCTCATCGTCATAGTTTGCCATTAGTTTTGGATGCTGCTGCCGAAGAAGACTTGTTGAAATACATCAAAATGGGTGCTGATATTGTAATTTATAGTGGTGCCAAAGCAATTGAAGGACCTGCCTCTGGGGTGATTTTCGGTAAAAGTGAATATATCAAGTGGGCTCGTATGCAAGGATTCGGTATTGGTCGGGCCATGAAGATTGGTAAGGAAAATATTATTGGATTAACAGCCGCAATTGCCAAATATTTGAAAGATGGTTCAGAGTCTGGCGAATCGATGATTGAAAGACTCAAGCCATTCGTTGACAATCTAGCTCAAATCCCCAATATGGATGTCAAAATCGTTCAAGATGGTGCTGGTCGTGAAATATACCGTGCTGAAGTGAAGCCAACTGGCAATTTATCGGCTAAAGAAATTTGTGATCAGTTACGAAATGGTGAAATAGCTATTTATGCACGTGAATATCGAGTGAATGAAGGCATTATTGAATTTGATATTCGGGCTGTTAATGAAGTAGAAATGTATCAAATCGTTTCAAGATTAAAAGAAATCGTTGGAGGAAATTAA
- a CDS encoding amidohydrolase/deacetylase family metallohydrolase: MTSLYIKNGQDISGFPLEILIEDQKIAQIGPKLDVIAADEEIDLHNDSYVSAGWIDDHVHCYEKLSLYYDDPDKVGYLTGVTTVIDAGSTGADNIEDFYQITRQKKTNVFAMINISKTGILAQNELADMSKVEYVPLQRMINQYPEFIVGIKARISKSVVVDNGIKPLIKAKMFQKLLTQHLPLMVHVGTNPPTLSEIMDVLEKGDIITHCFNGKDNGILNSDGQVKEFVKKALSKGIIFDIGHGSESFNVKTAQQATTENVFAQSLSTDIYHHNREHGPVYNMATCIEKMLYLGFDLKQVIPMITTVPAHNFNLDKGELLVGKDADLTIFNVKNEPKDLVDSDGNKFQTNTVVEPIYSIIGGQSYAIGENNGSI; the protein is encoded by the coding sequence GTGACTAGTCTTTACATCAAAAATGGCCAAGACATTAGTGGTTTTCCTTTGGAAATATTGATTGAGGATCAAAAAATTGCTCAAATCGGCCCTAAATTGGATGTTATAGCAGCTGATGAGGAAATTGATTTACACAATGATTCTTATGTTAGTGCCGGTTGGATTGACGATCACGTTCACTGCTATGAAAAATTGTCACTTTATTATGATGATCCCGATAAAGTCGGCTATTTAACTGGAGTTACGACAGTGATTGATGCTGGTTCCACTGGTGCTGACAATATTGAAGATTTCTATCAGATTACTCGTCAAAAAAAGACTAATGTTTTTGCAATGATCAATATTTCTAAAACGGGTATTTTAGCTCAAAATGAGTTGGCAGATATGTCTAAAGTTGAATATGTGCCACTTCAAAGGATGATTAATCAATATCCTGAATTTATCGTGGGCATCAAGGCTCGAATTAGCAAATCAGTTGTAGTCGACAATGGAATTAAGCCACTAATTAAAGCCAAAATGTTCCAAAAATTATTAACGCAACATTTGCCACTGATGGTCCATGTTGGAACTAATCCACCAACGTTGTCAGAAATAATGGATGTTTTAGAGAAAGGCGATATTATTACTCATTGTTTCAATGGTAAAGACAACGGTATTTTGAATTCAGATGGACAAGTAAAAGAATTCGTTAAAAAGGCTTTGTCAAAAGGAATTATTTTTGATATTGGACATGGTTCCGAGAGTTTTAATGTCAAAACAGCTCAGCAAGCTACCACAGAAAATGTCTTTGCTCAAAGTCTTAGCACCGATATTTATCATCACAACCGTGAGCATGGTCCTGTATATAACATGGCAACTTGTATTGAGAAGATGCTTTATCTAGGTTTTGATTTGAAACAAGTAATTCCAATGATCACAACAGTTCCAGCTCACAATTTCAATTTGGATAAAGGTGAATTATTAGTCGGCAAGGATGCTGATTTAACAATTTTTAATGTCAAAAATGAACCAAAAGATTTAGTCGATTCAGATGGCAATAAATTTCAAACTAACACTGTTGTAGAGCCAATTTACAGTATCATCGGCGGTCAAAGTTATGCGATAGGAGAAAACAATGGATCTATATGA
- a CDS encoding DUF871 domain-containing protein: MTKRSLGISLYPDHSNLDDDKRYLVQANRYGFTRIFMSMLEVSEGKEKVAKKFSDLISFAKDLGFSTTLDIAPNIFDQLGISYDDLDFFSELGADAIRLDQGFDGQKEALLSYNPQALNIELNMSNDVAYLDNILSYSANQPFIYGCHNFYPQRGTGLPLDFFISASKRFKKHGIETAAFITSQVGKIGPWDINDGLPTLEMHRDLPIEVQAKHLFATNLIDCVIIGNAYASEDELKKLSEINRYQLVFNVELSDDINQVEREILLDNQHVRRGDITDLVIRSTEVRKKYKNNDNPVSQSSHDFKRGDIVIGNDNFGKYKNELQVVLQDHTDERKNKVAQISQSELFLLDYVGPWDKFKFRR; encoded by the coding sequence ATGACCAAAAGGTCTTTAGGTATCTCACTTTATCCAGATCACAGTAATTTGGATGATGATAAGCGTTATTTAGTTCAAGCTAATCGTTATGGTTTCACGAGGATCTTTATGAGTATGTTGGAAGTTTCTGAAGGTAAAGAAAAAGTTGCCAAAAAATTCAGCGATTTAATTAGCTTTGCAAAAGATCTAGGCTTTTCAACTACTTTGGATATTGCACCAAATATCTTTGATCAATTAGGGATTTCCTATGATGATTTGGATTTCTTCTCTGAATTAGGAGCCGATGCAATCAGATTGGATCAAGGATTCGACGGACAAAAAGAGGCACTTTTATCTTACAATCCTCAGGCTTTGAATATTGAATTAAATATGAGTAATGACGTTGCTTATTTAGACAATATCCTCAGCTATTCAGCTAACCAACCATTCATTTATGGATGTCACAATTTTTATCCTCAACGAGGTACTGGTCTACCACTAGATTTCTTTATCAGTGCTTCAAAGCGTTTCAAAAAACATGGTATTGAAACAGCAGCCTTTATCACATCACAAGTTGGCAAGATTGGTCCTTGGGATATCAACGACGGGTTACCAACTTTGGAGATGCACCGTGATTTACCAATTGAAGTTCAAGCTAAGCATTTATTCGCAACTAATTTGATTGATTGCGTCATTATTGGTAATGCTTATGCATCTGAAGATGAGTTGAAAAAGCTCAGTGAAATCAATCGTTATCAATTAGTTTTCAATGTTGAATTATCAGATGATATTAATCAAGTTGAACGGGAGATTTTACTAGACAACCAACACGTTAGACGTGGTGACATCACTGACTTAGTGATTCGTTCGACTGAGGTTAGAAAGAAGTATAAGAATAACGATAATCCTGTCAGCCAATCCTCCCATGATTTCAAACGTGGCGACATCGTTATTGGTAATGATAATTTTGGTAAGTACAAGAATGAATTACAAGTTGTGCTACAAGATCACACAGATGAACGTAAAAATAAAGTTGCTCAAATTTCTCAATCTGAATTATTCCTGCTAGATTACGTCGGACCTTGGGATAAGTTCAAGTTTAGGAGGTAA
- a CDS encoding PTS sugar transporter subunit IIC — translation MDNFINFLNVKIVPVANKMGAQRHMMAIRKGIISTLPLTIVGSFFTIINNIPIEAVAKMLEPYKDILDIPFRYTVGILALYAAFGIASSLADYYKLDKLTNGTLAVLAFLISAAAPIQVTDNVKGVIDAGRYINIANLSASSLFASIVTGLLTVEIYRFFKEKNITIKMPAGVPPEVSNSFVALFPAAFILLFFWFIRYVLNFNISTFLTTILMPLKGVLVGNSLFGGLLTILLITGFWTLGIHGAAILAPITRPFWEMSIAQNMGEFTNGTSAHQLSTIFTEQFLQWFLWIGGAGGTLALVVLFMFSKSAYLKDLGKLSFLPGLFNINEPIIFGAPIVMNPILGIPFILGPLVTGTLSYVLTITGVVPMMMARLPFTVPSPLGAFVSTDWSIPALILVFVNFLIDLAIYYPFFKVFEKQQLEKE, via the coding sequence ATGGATAACTTTATTAATTTTTTGAATGTTAAAATCGTGCCAGTCGCGAACAAAATGGGTGCACAACGACACATGATGGCAATCAGAAAGGGTATCATTTCAACGCTACCACTAACGATTGTTGGTTCGTTCTTCACGATCATCAATAACATCCCGATCGAAGCAGTCGCTAAAATGTTGGAACCATACAAAGATATTCTGGATATTCCATTCCGTTATACGGTTGGGATTTTAGCACTCTATGCAGCTTTTGGAATTGCTTCATCATTAGCCGATTATTATAAATTGGACAAATTGACTAATGGAACCTTAGCTGTATTGGCTTTTCTAATTTCTGCCGCAGCCCCAATTCAAGTGACAGACAATGTCAAAGGGGTAATTGATGCTGGACGTTATATCAATATTGCCAATCTTTCGGCTTCATCACTATTTGCTTCAATTGTGACTGGACTTTTGACAGTTGAAATTTATCGTTTCTTCAAAGAAAAAAATATCACTATCAAAATGCCAGCCGGTGTTCCACCAGAAGTTTCAAATTCCTTCGTAGCTCTATTTCCAGCAGCATTTATCTTGCTATTTTTCTGGTTTATTAGATACGTTTTGAACTTCAATATTTCTACTTTCTTGACAACGATTTTGATGCCACTGAAAGGAGTCTTAGTTGGTAATAGCCTCTTTGGTGGTTTACTAACGATTCTCTTGATTACTGGTTTTTGGACTTTGGGAATTCACGGGGCAGCAATTTTGGCACCAATTACTAGACCATTTTGGGAAATGTCAATTGCTCAAAACATGGGTGAATTCACTAACGGTACTAGTGCACACCAACTTTCAACAATTTTTACAGAACAATTCTTACAATGGTTCCTTTGGATCGGTGGTGCCGGTGGTACTTTAGCATTAGTTGTTTTGTTCATGTTTTCTAAATCAGCTTATCTAAAAGATTTAGGAAAATTATCATTCTTACCAGGATTGTTCAATATCAATGAACCAATTATCTTCGGTGCCCCAATTGTTATGAACCCAATCTTAGGTATTCCATTTATTTTAGGACCTTTAGTGACCGGGACGCTGTCATACGTTCTGACGATAACTGGAGTCGTGCCGATGATGATGGCTCGTTTACCATTTACAGTTCCTAGTCCATTAGGTGCTTTTGTCAGTACCGACTGGAGTATTCCAGCCTTGATTTTAGTATTCGTCAATTTCTTAATCGATTTGGCAATTTACTATCCATTCTTTAAAGTCTTTGAAAAACAACAATTGGAAAAAGAATAG
- a CDS encoding GntR family transcriptional regulator → MVVEILYQKVADDIKKNILSGMYEVGSLIPTENELEQKYDVSKITVRKAVEKLVAEGYLKKKSGIGTRVISNNLFNKLSKARSYSSIVNESDNLTKQILKADVLSLEDTPLKNELTDRNIVYIERLYLLNNKPFIIVNHYLPNIDVTDELKNLKNQSLYKFLRDNGQEISSFSDEFSAINIDETDKKILQKQDNLALKRIRRGFDNKGKLIEYTESIYDSNKMPYKIEYEI, encoded by the coding sequence ATGGTCGTTGAGATTTTATACCAAAAAGTAGCTGATGATATCAAAAAGAATATCCTATCAGGTATGTATGAGGTTGGTAGCTTGATTCCAACTGAAAATGAATTAGAACAAAAATATGATGTTAGTAAAATCACGGTTCGTAAAGCCGTTGAGAAATTAGTAGCAGAAGGATATTTAAAGAAGAAGAGTGGCATTGGCACACGTGTTATTAGCAATAATCTCTTTAATAAATTATCGAAAGCTAGATCTTATTCTTCAATCGTCAATGAGTCGGATAATTTAACTAAACAAATTCTAAAAGCTGATGTTTTATCTCTTGAAGATACGCCACTTAAAAATGAATTAACGGATAGAAATATTGTTTATATTGAACGCTTATATTTGTTGAATAATAAACCTTTTATCATTGTTAATCATTATTTACCAAATATTGACGTTACTGATGAATTGAAAAATTTGAAAAATCAATCACTGTATAAGTTTTTGCGTGATAATGGGCAGGAAATCAGTAGTTTTAGTGATGAGTTCAGTGCTATCAACATTGATGAAACTGACAAAAAAATCCTTCAAAAACAGGACAATTTAGCTTTGAAGCGTATTAGACGTGGTTTTGATAATAAAGGAAAATTAATTGAGTATACTGAATCTATTTATGACAGTAATAAAATGCCATACAAAATTGAATATGAGATTTAA
- the deoC gene encoding deoxyribose-phosphate aldolase, with protein MEYTLNDLARMIDHTNLHAYASNEDMVKLCNEAKKYDFRMVAINQVQSKICSEQLKGTDIDTGAAISFPLGQTTVESKLFDIKDALKNGANEIDYVVNLTEVKNGNFDYVKDEMQQIVDLCHSKSVLIKVIFENTYLTNDEIKKLAEIAKKVKPDFIKTSTGFGPSGAKIEDVKLMKSVVGDEVSVKAAGGIRNSDDFLAMIAAGADRIGTSSGVKIINALKDRMEKDNVDVIKIDRDYKKNLK; from the coding sequence TTGGAATACACTTTAAATGACTTAGCAAGAATGATTGATCACACTAACTTACATGCCTATGCTTCTAATGAAGACATGGTAAAATTATGTAATGAAGCTAAAAAATACGACTTTAGAATGGTTGCTATTAACCAAGTACAATCCAAAATATGTTCTGAACAATTAAAGGGAACCGATATTGATACAGGTGCTGCTATTAGTTTTCCTTTAGGACAAACAACCGTTGAATCCAAATTGTTTGATATCAAAGATGCTCTAAAAAATGGTGCTAATGAGATTGATTACGTTGTTAATTTGACTGAAGTTAAAAATGGCAATTTTGATTATGTAAAGGATGAAATGCAACAAATCGTTGACCTTTGCCACAGTAAATCAGTTTTGATCAAAGTTATTTTTGAAAACACTTATCTCACAAATGATGAAATCAAGAAATTAGCTGAAATTGCTAAAAAAGTTAAACCTGATTTTATTAAAACTTCAACTGGATTTGGTCCTAGTGGAGCCAAAATTGAAGACGTTAAATTGATGAAATCTGTCGTTGGTGATGAAGTATCCGTCAAAGCTGCCGGTGGAATCAGAAATTCCGATGACTTTTTGGCCATGATTGCGGCCGGTGCTGATAGAATCGGTACAAGTAGTGGTGTCAAAATCATCAATGCTCTCAAAGACCGCATGGAAAAAGACAACGTTGACGTTATCAAGATTGACAGAGATTATAAGAAAAATTTGAAATAA
- a CDS encoding GntR family transcriptional regulator — protein MDSGNLPKYKIIEDDLLNKIKAGFYKPDTLIPKEIELMEIYHVSRPTVRQAIQTLVNKGLLEKRKRRGTIVKQNKISQEFTHTIKSFNNEVKSKGFTPQTRVLFFQKELPTPEVSAALNINSSDSVYKLVRLRYADTQPVVLVTSYIPYNIFPSLNKYDFNKVSLYDTLDSHDCRIVHVKRKLEVLKADETTADLLNVDINDPLFYFHTVGTTENDIKAEYSIAKYRGDNNSFEIYIDR, from the coding sequence ATGGACAGTGGAAATTTACCGAAATACAAAATTATTGAAGATGACTTACTAAATAAAATAAAAGCTGGTTTTTATAAACCCGATACGTTGATTCCTAAGGAAATAGAACTAATGGAGATTTATCACGTTAGTCGCCCCACTGTTCGTCAAGCAATTCAGACACTAGTTAACAAGGGACTGCTAGAAAAACGGAAACGTAGAGGAACGATTGTTAAGCAAAATAAGATTTCTCAAGAATTCACACATACCATTAAGAGTTTTAACAACGAAGTCAAAAGCAAAGGCTTCACTCCTCAAACGCGCGTTTTATTTTTCCAAAAGGAACTACCAACTCCAGAAGTCTCCGCGGCATTAAATATAAATTCAAGCGATTCCGTCTACAAGTTGGTCAGATTACGATACGCTGATACGCAACCCGTTGTTTTGGTAACCAGCTACATCCCTTATAATATTTTTCCATCTTTAAATAAATATGATTTCAACAAAGTTTCACTATACGATACTTTAGATTCACACGACTGTCGGATAGTGCACGTTAAACGGAAATTAGAAGTTTTAAAAGCTGATGAAACTACGGCTGATTTATTAAACGTTGATATTAATGATCCACTTTTTTATTTCCATACTGTTGGTACTACAGAGAATGACATAAAAGCTGAATATTCTATCGCTAAATATCGCGGAGATAATAATTCATTTGAAATTTATATCGATCGCTAG
- a CDS encoding glycoside hydrolase family 1 protein has protein sequence MTNFPKNFLWGGATAANQLEGGYKEDGRGLSIADALPGGKDRFSIVQSPDFDWTIDETKYTYPNHLGIDYYHHFKEDIKLFSEMGFKCYRFSIAWSRIFPNGDELEPNEAGLKFYDQVIDECLKYNIEPVITISHYELPLNLAKNYGGWKNKKLITFFERFARVVLTRYYKKVKYWMTFNEINSAAHFPVMGQGLVPSNGGNEKKNVFQAWHNQFVSSSKAVQIGHELDKNLQIGCMILYATTYSYDANPANQLATVQQNQDFNFFCADVQVRGQYPSYTKRLLAEYGLTVDDLDRTDEELALIKKYPVDYIGFSYYMSSAVEVTKEDNDTVSGNLLGGVKNPFLKASDWGWQIDPTGLRIALNQLYDRYQKPLFIVENGLGAHDDPDKDHYVEDDYRIDYLKEHIKAMAGAIDDGVDLMGYTPWGCIDLVSASTGEMSKRYGFIYVDLDDNGEGTLKRYPKKSFYWYKDVISNNGLK, from the coding sequence ATGACAAACTTTCCCAAAAACTTTCTCTGGGGTGGCGCTACTGCTGCTAACCAACTAGAGGGTGGCTACAAAGAAGATGGTCGTGGACTATCAATCGCGGATGCCTTACCTGGTGGAAAAGATCGTTTTAGTATCGTGCAAAGTCCTGACTTTGACTGGACTATTGATGAGACTAAATATACATATCCTAACCACTTAGGAATTGACTATTATCACCATTTCAAAGAAGATATTAAGTTATTTTCTGAAATGGGCTTCAAATGTTATCGTTTCTCTATTGCCTGGTCACGTATTTTCCCAAATGGCGATGAATTAGAACCTAATGAAGCTGGTTTGAAATTTTATGATCAAGTAATCGATGAATGTTTGAAATACAACATCGAGCCAGTAATTACAATTTCTCACTACGAATTGCCATTGAATCTAGCTAAAAATTATGGTGGCTGGAAGAATAAGAAATTAATTACTTTCTTCGAGAGATTTGCCCGCGTTGTTCTAACTCGTTACTACAAGAAAGTTAAGTATTGGATGACTTTCAACGAAATCAACAGTGCTGCTCACTTCCCAGTTATGGGTCAAGGTTTGGTTCCATCAAACGGTGGTAACGAAAAGAAAAATGTCTTCCAAGCATGGCACAATCAATTCGTTTCTAGTTCTAAAGCCGTTCAAATCGGTCATGAATTAGATAAGAATCTTCAAATTGGTTGCATGATTCTTTACGCTACAACTTACAGTTATGATGCAAATCCTGCTAACCAACTCGCCACTGTACAACAAAATCAAGACTTCAACTTCTTCTGCGCTGACGTTCAAGTTCGTGGTCAATATCCTAGTTATACCAAGAGATTATTGGCAGAATATGGCTTAACAGTCGATGATTTGGACAGAACTGATGAAGAATTAGCTTTGATCAAGAAGTATCCAGTGGATTACATTGGTTTCAGTTACTACATGTCATCAGCTGTTGAAGTAACTAAGGAAGACAACGATACAGTTTCTGGTAATCTTCTCGGTGGAGTTAAAAATCCATTCTTGAAAGCTAGTGATTGGGGTTGGCAAATCGATCCAACTGGTTTGAGAATTGCTTTGAACCAATTATATGATCGTTATCAAAAGCCACTCTTCATTGTAGAAAATGGTCTAGGTGCTCATGATGATCCTGATAAAGATCACTATGTTGAAGATGATTATCGCATCGACTATCTAAAAGAACATATCAAGGCGATGGCCGGTGCTATCGATGATGGTGTTGACTTGATGGGTTATACTCCTTGGGGCTGCATCGATTTAGTCAGTGCTTCAACTGGTGAAATGTCAAAACGTTACGGTTTCATCTACGTTGATCTTGATGACAATGGTGAGGGAACACTCAAACGTTATCCAAAGAAGTCATTCTATTGGTACAAAGATGTAATTAGTAATAATGGTTTGAAATAG
- a CDS encoding ROK family protein, giving the protein MTKKYFSIDIGGTNIKYGIIDDQGELVFHKNVKTPDNKDDFLNLIKSIIQENLSDIQGVGISVPGKVNVQTGTVFYGGALPFLDKVSFKDELEGTFQIPVAVENDAKSGASAELWLGSLKDVNNGAIITLGTGVGGGIVLNHQLLHGSHYQAGELSYMSLGTDTSKMSNLVGLSGSAVHMIEECAKVLNLTDEHDGVAVFDAINNGNQQVTKIFSNYCDVIATVILNIQSVVDLETIAISGGISAQPIVVEEINKAYLRLLDPNPLLKAQIEIPNIIQAHFKSDANLYGAVYNLLLQTDSLK; this is encoded by the coding sequence ATGACAAAAAAGTACTTTTCCATTGATATAGGTGGAACTAATATAAAATACGGAATTATCGATGATCAAGGCGAGTTAGTCTTCCATAAGAATGTAAAAACACCTGATAACAAAGATGATTTTTTGAATTTGATTAAATCAATTATTCAAGAAAATCTTTCTGACATTCAGGGTGTTGGCATCAGTGTTCCGGGCAAAGTAAACGTCCAAACGGGAACTGTTTTTTATGGGGGCGCCTTACCATTCTTAGATAAAGTTAGTTTCAAAGATGAATTGGAGGGTACTTTTCAAATTCCCGTCGCGGTTGAAAATGATGCTAAATCAGGAGCGTCAGCTGAACTTTGGCTAGGCTCTTTGAAGGACGTTAACAATGGTGCCATTATCACTTTAGGAACTGGTGTTGGTGGTGGAATCGTTCTAAATCATCAGCTATTGCATGGTTCACATTATCAAGCTGGGGAACTAAGTTACATGAGTTTAGGTACTGATACTAGCAAAATGTCTAATTTAGTAGGGCTCTCTGGTTCGGCAGTTCATATGATAGAAGAATGTGCTAAAGTTTTGAATTTAACTGATGAACATGATGGCGTAGCGGTCTTTGATGCGATAAACAATGGTAATCAACAGGTTACAAAAATTTTCTCCAATTACTGTGACGTTATAGCGACAGTTATTTTGAATATTCAAAGTGTTGTAGATTTGGAGACTATTGCTATCAGTGGTGGAATCAGTGCCCAACCAATCGTTGTTGAAGAGATAAATAAAGCTTATTTACGCTTGTTAGATCCTAATCCTTTGTTAAAGGCACAGATAGAAATTCCTAATATCATTCAGGCTCATTTCAAGAGTGATGCTAATTTATATGGAGCGGTATACAATTTACTTTTGCAAACGGATTCACTAAAATAA